A segment of the Candidatus Binatia bacterium genome:
CGCCCTTCCAAAATACCAAACGTGATGAAACGGTGTTCGTGGTACTCGAACCGGGTGTCCTCGACGGTAACCGTGTAGCCGTCAAAGACTCTCTCCGCGCCGACGAAATCGATGCCGTGTTTCCGGACATTCGCCTTCCGCTTCGCCTCCGCCCACTCGAACCCCACGGGCGGAGAGTGTAGCTACA
Coding sequences within it:
- a CDS encoding BrnT family toxin gives rise to the protein MGFEWAEAKRKANVRKHGIDFVGAERVFDGYTVTVEDTRFEYHEHRFITFGILEGRAVAVAHTERGDSIRFISIRKATKNEEKSYFAKIPEC